One window of the Acaryochloris sp. CCMEE 5410 genome contains the following:
- a CDS encoding IS1 family transposase — translation MECPYCLSEKILKRGFDSLQDGTLVQRYQCKDCNRRFNERTGTPMARLRTASSVVSYAIKARTEGMGIRAAGRTFGKSHTTIMRWEKRLADQAQNWSPPAPAASDVTVEGDEVYTRVGKNLPPSQSQGWTIHFLERESRYWLTAQAGLKDAQLFANGVYSAWEWVKACDGIRWFTDGERRYGQELWKLANVYLNGEECHPDYGHRKVWREGLEVAMKVKGSQGNRRVEWVKAEHPFTAISLGSEVHANHNEAHNAALRRRCSAYRRRQNLYAKKRSGLQRVLDVQRLIHNWVRPHWGLSKQTTPAMEMGFCSRPLSTLELLTNKGFRYVPC, via the coding sequence ATGGAATGCCCATATTGTCTAAGCGAGAAGATCCTAAAGCGCGGCTTTGATAGCCTGCAAGATGGGACATTAGTCCAGCGATATCAGTGTAAGGATTGCAATCGGCGTTTCAACGAACGCACGGGTACCCCAATGGCTCGCTTACGCACCGCTAGTTCAGTAGTGAGCTATGCCATCAAAGCTCGCACCGAAGGGATGGGTATTCGTGCTGCAGGTCGAACTTTCGGTAAATCTCATACCACCATTATGCGTTGGGAAAAACGCCTAGCAGACCAAGCACAGAACTGGTCACCTCCCGCACCAGCAGCCTCTGATGTGACGGTAGAAGGGGATGAAGTTTACACGCGTGTAGGCAAAAATCTTCCCCCCAGCCAATCCCAGGGCTGGACCATCCATTTCCTTGAACGCGAAAGCCGCTATTGGTTGACAGCACAAGCTGGCCTCAAGGATGCACAACTTTTTGCAAATGGCGTTTACTCAGCTTGGGAGTGGGTCAAAGCCTGTGATGGGATTCGATGGTTTACCGATGGTGAGAGGCGTTATGGACAAGAACTTTGGAAGCTCGCCAATGTCTATCTCAATGGTGAGGAGTGTCATCCTGACTATGGGCATCGCAAGGTTTGGCGAGAGGGGTTAGAAGTCGCGATGAAAGTTAAAGGGTCTCAGGGGAATCGGCGAGTAGAGTGGGTGAAAGCAGAGCATCCCTTTACCGCTATCAGTCTAGGGTCTGAGGTCCATGCCAATCATAATGAGGCTCACAATGCTGCCTTGAGGAGACGATGTAGTGCTTATCGAAGACGGCAGAATCTCTACGCTAAGAAGCGGTCGGGGTTACAGCGAGTGCTAGATGTACAACGCCTGATTCATAACTGGGTTAGACCCCATTGGGGGCTCAGTAAGCAGACCACACCAGCAATGGAGATGGGATTTTGTTCTCGTCCGTTGAGCACACTAGAACTCCTCACCAATAAAGGGTTTAGGTATGTGCCCTGTTAG
- a CDS encoding DUF3368 domain-containing protein translates to MAELSTPPPVIDTSPLIFLTTANYLHLLQTLYPKVLVPQMVATEIEQYGEADPTFQAVQAVDWLIETEISSISKAVQDCNLDPGESAVLTWAKQHPGTEAILDDLAGRRCAKRLGIPVRGTLGLVLAAKQRGHLPAARPVIADLKQAGMYLSDRVIDQALALVGE, encoded by the coding sequence GTGGCTGAGTTATCGACACCGCCACCTGTCATAGATACCTCGCCTCTAATTTTCTTGACCACCGCTAATTATCTTCATCTCTTGCAAACGCTTTACCCTAAAGTGCTTGTACCCCAGATGGTTGCCACAGAGATTGAGCAATACGGTGAAGCAGACCCAACCTTCCAGGCTGTACAGGCTGTGGATTGGCTAATTGAAACTGAAATATCCAGCATTTCTAAAGCCGTGCAAGACTGTAACCTCGACCCCGGTGAATCTGCCGTTCTTACTTGGGCCAAACAGCATCCAGGAACCGAAGCCATTTTGGATGACTTGGCCGGTCGGCGCTGTGCCAAGAGACTGGGAATTCCTGTCCGGGGCACTTTGGGCTTAGTGCTGGCAGCAAAACAGCGGGGGCATCTTCCTGCAGCTCGTCCCGTGATTGCAGACCTCAAACAAGCCGGAATGTATTTGAGCGATCGGGTCATCGATCAAGCATTAGCTTTAGTGGGAGAGTGA
- a CDS encoding UPF0175 family protein has product MTQVTLNIPDDLVVNQADNGESFAHRLQLAAAIYWYARGEISQGKAAQLAGMNRKEFLKRLAHENMDVFQVDFDDLAQELARG; this is encoded by the coding sequence ATGACCCAAGTCACCCTTAATATCCCTGATGACCTTGTGGTTAATCAGGCAGACAATGGTGAAAGCTTTGCCCATCGTTTACAACTGGCAGCTGCCATTTACTGGTATGCCCGTGGTGAGATCTCCCAAGGCAAAGCTGCGCAACTAGCTGGAATGAACCGTAAAGAATTTCTCAAGAGATTGGCCCATGAAAATATGGATGTGTTTCAGGTTGATTTTGACGATTTGGCTCAGGAGCTAGCCCGTGGCTGA
- a CDS encoding DNA adenine methylase, translating to MSSALSTRSLPQINRPAFRYFGGKWLLGPWIRSYFPDHDCYVEPFGGTFSVGLQKPPVATEIYNDLHQAGVNFFQVLQQQPDSLLEAIAQSSRTAAEFQCCLQACDQPLEWARRHYLYCQLAYIGGGSRWSHGLSSSRLQASSSWDVSHLVAIADRIQTVQFLNLDAFNCIQIYDSPSTLFYCDPPYPHSARGSKDKRHQNPVTPRRQYRHEMTDEDHRQLAEILHGIQGRAIVSGYACLLYEELYSDWKRVEQKAFTTSGVKRVECLWLSPEPPQIVQVKLSPIPFSLTRKISAIPERGSSNEP from the coding sequence ATGTCGTCTGCTCTGTCTACGCGATCGCTTCCCCAGATTAACCGCCCAGCTTTCCGGTATTTTGGCGGTAAATGGTTGCTCGGTCCCTGGATTCGGTCTTACTTCCCGGATCATGATTGTTATGTCGAGCCCTTTGGCGGAACCTTTAGTGTGGGATTGCAAAAACCACCCGTCGCCACTGAAATCTATAACGATCTCCATCAAGCAGGCGTTAACTTCTTTCAAGTCCTTCAACAGCAGCCTGATTCCCTCCTAGAGGCCATTGCTCAATCCTCTCGCACAGCTGCAGAATTCCAGTGCTGTCTGCAAGCTTGTGATCAGCCATTGGAATGGGCTAGACGGCATTATCTCTATTGTCAGCTGGCCTACATTGGAGGCGGTAGTCGCTGGAGCCATGGCCTGAGTTCCTCTAGACTGCAAGCGTCGAGTTCTTGGGATGTGAGTCACTTGGTTGCGATCGCTGACCGTATCCAAACCGTCCAATTCCTCAATCTAGATGCTTTCAACTGCATCCAAATCTATGACTCCCCCAGTACTTTGTTCTACTGCGACCCACCCTATCCCCATAGTGCAAGGGGCAGTAAAGATAAACGGCACCAGAATCCAGTAACACCCCGACGTCAGTACCGACATGAGATGACCGATGAGGATCATCGCCAACTTGCGGAAATATTGCATGGCATTCAGGGACGTGCGATCGTCAGCGGTTATGCCTGTCTACTCTACGAGGAGCTTTACTCCGACTGGAAACGAGTTGAACAAAAGGCATTTACAACTTCTGGCGTGAAGCGGGTGGAGTGCTTATGGTTATCCCCCGAGCCTCCTCAGATCGTTCAGGTTAAGCTATCCCCAATACCGTTCTCTCTGACTCGGAAGATAAGCGCGATACCCGAGAGGGGGAGTTCCAATGAACCGTAA
- a CDS encoding DUF2958 domain-containing protein produces the protein MQLITDEIRRQLPPLYTTENASDPVAWVKYFTPDSSWTWYATEFDGQDTLFGLVQGLEEELGYFSLAELQQARGPSGLPIERDLHFQPTPLSQLRQQSWT, from the coding sequence ATGCAATTAATCACTGATGAAATCAGGCGACAGCTGCCGCCGTTGTATACCACTGAAAACGCCTCAGATCCCGTTGCCTGGGTCAAGTATTTTACTCCCGATTCATCTTGGACCTGGTATGCGACTGAGTTCGATGGCCAAGATACCTTATTTGGTTTGGTTCAGGGGCTGGAGGAAGAGCTGGGCTACTTCAGCTTGGCAGAATTGCAGCAAGCACGGGGACCATCGGGTTTACCCATCGAGCGAGATCTGCACTTTCAGCCTACTCCCTTGTCCCAACTCCGGCAGCAGAGCTGGACTTAA
- a CDS encoding DUF4351 domain-containing protein yields the protein MASQGSIDHDGLFKELIETFFWEFLELFLPQVVDYVDPTSVTFLSQEVYSSIGAEEKRLIDLLARVKFREQESYFLFQIEPQSSQQKEFEKRMFFYFGRLHEKYDLPIYPVVIFSYDNPRQAAENSYQIGFPDFQVLQFNFQAIQLNRLNWRDYLRQQNPVAAALMTKMQIAVEDRPQVKLECLRMLATLQLDPARTMFLSQFIDTYLKLAADEEQRFQAEVDRLETAERDAIMQTVTSWEERGLIRGRLEGQVQLVLRLLHRKVGTIPAEVETDIQALETNQIEALGEALLEFDDISDLIAWLQLVERPKD from the coding sequence TTGGCATCACAAGGGTCCATTGATCATGACGGCTTATTCAAAGAACTGATTGAAACCTTCTTTTGGGAATTTCTGGAATTATTTTTACCTCAGGTTGTGGACTATGTGGACCCTACCTCTGTTACCTTTTTGTCCCAAGAGGTCTACAGCAGCATTGGAGCTGAAGAGAAACGACTGATCGACTTGCTGGCTCGCGTTAAGTTTCGAGAGCAGGAGAGCTATTTTCTCTTCCAAATTGAGCCGCAATCTTCTCAACAAAAAGAATTTGAGAAACGAATGTTTTTCTATTTCGGGCGATTGCATGAGAAATATGACTTGCCCATTTATCCTGTAGTGATCTTTTCCTATGACAATCCTCGACAGGCTGCAGAAAATTCTTATCAGATTGGATTTCCCGATTTTCAAGTTTTACAGTTTAATTTCCAAGCGATTCAGCTGAATCGACTAAACTGGCGAGATTACTTAAGGCAACAAAATCCCGTTGCTGCCGCATTAATGACCAAGATGCAAATTGCGGTGGAAGATCGGCCCCAGGTGAAACTGGAATGCCTACGGATGCTAGCTACACTGCAGCTTGATCCAGCAAGAACGATGTTTCTCTCACAATTTATTGATACCTACCTGAAGTTGGCAGCGGATGAGGAGCAACGCTTTCAAGCAGAAGTTGATAGATTGGAAACAGCAGAACGGGACGCCATTATGCAAACAGTAACGAGTTGGGAAGAGAGGGGCCTGATACGAGGCAGGCTGGAAGGACAAGTCCAGTTGGTACTCCGTCTACTTCACCGTAAGGTTGGAACAATTCCGGCTGAAGTAGAGACTGATATTCAAGCGCTAGAAACTAACCAGATAGAAGCTTTAGGGGAAGCGCTACTTGAATTTGACGATATCAGTGATTTAATAGCCTGGCTGCAACTGGTGGAAAGACCTAAAGATTGA
- a CDS encoding alkaline phosphatase PhoX encodes MSFTTAFPSQVIGQNGYSVVPLVTIGEIIPDTTGALNSSTAGDYQPVGILDGAGAIRFDDDTVRAFVNHELVDQSGVPYSLTAEDGSTFDVTGGRISYFDININTFEIEDAGIAYNRVFDANGDIASDTSIFGQVRVGSDDPTLRPIEGFSRFCSGGLTEAEQFGLGMGLVDDIYFAGEEVGGSRNRVGGANWALDIATGDIYQLPAFGRGSWENTTEIDTGTTSHVAFVLADDQSPFDFDDDGEVEGAPFYLYVGEKNANSDNFLERNGLAGGNLYVWVPDANQDDATDNDVLNALQFNGAGTTEAGTWVQIDNAAQPDQASLDGATGFDQFGYPTQGNLITQAEAAGAFVVSRPEDVATNPNNPSEIVQAVTGVDTFAIGPDGNGADSFGALYTLDTDFSNFTNGGPLTATAKVIYDGDEDPNRSLRSPDNLDWSPDGFIYVQEDEAEEDTLATGEFLFGQGAANPNEASIVRVDPNTTPEEAAVGANVTTIGVVDRSQIFDPTIPDPSTAVDEDFERTEDGIFGPGEIQLADGTILDAGEWETSGIVDVSDLFGEEAGTIFLFDVQAHGLADQDDENPVFGDVTALTDDNLSEGGQLALLIRSDSIEVDNDAIKLGTEGDDDLTGNAEDNSIRGLAGDDDITGQGGDDDLFGGLGDDDVKGGRGDDGVWGGAGDDDLSGGRGDDTVIGADGEDELRGGRGDDSLNGGADNDTLRGGRGDDTLIGGAGDDELRGGRGDDSLVGGGGSDDLDGGRGIDTADFSDLEFAVTASLEDGTATYEPAPDVTVTDTLENIENLTGTAFDDSLTGDAGANVLNGIGGTDELTGGGDSDTFILGDETGTFYTEAGTTDVANITDFVSGEDVLQLAGSINDYSFFGIGESSSFAIALDDGNGTFDFLNDDLIAFVDDGFAESDLVFV; translated from the coding sequence ATGAGTTTTACGACTGCATTTCCCTCTCAGGTCATTGGGCAGAACGGTTATTCTGTCGTTCCCTTAGTCACTATCGGCGAGATTATCCCTGACACGACGGGTGCATTGAATAGCTCCACCGCGGGTGATTATCAACCCGTGGGTATCTTGGATGGTGCAGGGGCAATCCGCTTCGATGATGATACGGTTCGCGCTTTCGTCAACCATGAGTTGGTGGATCAAAGTGGCGTGCCCTACTCCCTAACAGCAGAGGATGGCAGCACCTTTGATGTCACCGGTGGACGCATTTCTTACTTTGATATCAACATCAACACGTTTGAAATTGAAGATGCCGGAATTGCTTACAACCGTGTATTTGATGCCAATGGTGATATCGCTTCCGATACCTCTATCTTTGGCCAAGTTCGTGTAGGCTCTGATGATCCGACCTTGCGACCCATCGAGGGATTTTCCCGTTTTTGTTCCGGTGGCTTGACTGAAGCTGAACAATTTGGCCTAGGTATGGGGTTGGTAGATGACATCTACTTTGCCGGAGAAGAGGTCGGTGGTAGCCGGAACCGAGTAGGGGGTGCCAATTGGGCGTTGGATATTGCTACCGGTGATATCTATCAATTACCTGCCTTTGGTAGAGGATCTTGGGAGAACACCACTGAAATTGATACGGGTACAACCAGTCATGTTGCCTTTGTCTTAGCCGATGACCAATCTCCCTTTGATTTTGATGACGATGGCGAAGTTGAAGGCGCGCCGTTCTACCTTTATGTGGGTGAAAAGAATGCCAATTCCGATAACTTCCTAGAGCGAAATGGCTTAGCTGGCGGGAACCTTTACGTTTGGGTGCCTGACGCCAACCAGGATGACGCCACGGATAATGACGTCTTAAATGCCCTCCAGTTTAATGGTGCAGGCACCACGGAAGCGGGCACCTGGGTACAGATTGATAACGCTGCGCAACCAGACCAAGCTTCATTAGACGGGGCCACCGGCTTTGATCAATTTGGGTATCCCACCCAAGGCAACCTCATTACTCAAGCTGAAGCAGCGGGTGCCTTTGTCGTCTCCCGACCCGAAGACGTTGCCACTAACCCCAATAATCCCAGTGAAATTGTCCAAGCGGTGACGGGGGTAGATACATTTGCGATTGGCCCTGATGGCAACGGGGCGGATTCCTTTGGTGCCCTCTATACCCTGGATACAGATTTTTCTAACTTCACGAATGGGGGGCCGCTCACGGCAACGGCCAAGGTTATTTACGATGGGGATGAAGATCCCAACCGGAGTCTTCGCAGCCCTGACAATTTAGACTGGAGCCCAGATGGCTTTATCTATGTGCAAGAGGATGAAGCAGAAGAGGATACCCTGGCCACGGGTGAGTTTCTATTTGGTCAGGGTGCAGCCAATCCCAATGAAGCCAGTATTGTCAGAGTTGACCCCAATACCACCCCTGAGGAAGCCGCAGTCGGTGCGAATGTGACGACCATCGGAGTTGTCGATCGCAGTCAGATTTTTGATCCGACCATTCCAGATCCCTCAACCGCTGTAGATGAAGATTTTGAGCGGACTGAAGATGGAATCTTCGGCCCAGGAGAAATACAGCTAGCGGATGGAACCATCTTGGATGCGGGTGAGTGGGAAACCTCTGGCATCGTCGATGTGTCTGATTTATTTGGAGAAGAAGCAGGCACTATTTTCCTCTTTGATGTGCAAGCTCATGGTTTAGCGGACCAAGACGATGAAAACCCTGTATTTGGAGATGTGACAGCTCTTACGGACGACAACTTATCTGAAGGGGGACAGCTTGCCCTGCTCATCCGATCCGACTCCATCGAGGTGGACAACGATGCTATCAAGCTCGGTACAGAGGGGGATGATGATTTAACGGGGAACGCGGAAGATAACTCTATTCGCGGTCTGGCTGGAGATGATGATATCACTGGCCAGGGTGGAGATGATGACCTGTTTGGCGGACTCGGCGATGATGACGTCAAAGGGGGGCGCGGTGATGATGGCGTTTGGGGAGGTGCTGGCGATGACGACCTTTCCGGAGGCCGAGGAGATGACACCGTGATTGGTGCCGATGGCGAAGATGAACTCCGAGGCGGTCGCGGCGATGATTCCCTTAATGGGGGTGCTGATAACGATACCCTTCGAGGCGGTCGAGGGGATGACACCCTCATCGGGGGGGCTGGTGATGATGAGCTGCGAGGCGGTCGCGGCGATGATTCCCTTGTCGGTGGTGGAGGTTCGGATGACCTCGATGGCGGTAGAGGAATAGATACCGCAGACTTCAGCGATTTGGAGTTTGCTGTCACTGCAAGTTTAGAGGATGGTACAGCCACCTATGAACCTGCCCCGGACGTCACGGTCACAGACACCCTAGAGAATATTGAAAATCTGACGGGAACCGCATTCGATGATTCTCTGACTGGCGACGCTGGCGCTAATGTTCTCAATGGCATCGGGGGAACTGATGAGTTAACCGGTGGCGGAGACAGTGATACGTTCATCTTGGGTGATGAAACAGGTACCTTTTACACCGAGGCAGGGACAACGGATGTCGCTAACATTACTGATTTCGTTTCGGGTGAGGATGTCCTCCAGCTTGCAGGCAGTATCAACGACTATTCCTTCTTTGGAATTGGAGAAAGCTCATCCTTTGCAATTGCCCTTGATGATGGCAATGGAACATTCGATTTTCTCAATGATGATCTGATTGCCTTTGTCGATGATGGATTTGCTGAGTCTGATTTAGTGTTTGTCTAA
- a CDS encoding GSCFA domain-containing protein: MTRPEQQNKLIHPAIPGHSLLNRWNKGERSACERLNKGVVIPEWNPSFQIAPDAKVFAIGSCFARNIEIELQKLGVHVTSANPFSDVMEVRTNLQLGLLNKYNPISIHQELAWAAGESSFPNNGFIDCNGKLSDPFLREQTPGGDLEKMKARRTALEDYFAQIYQADLVIITLGLTETWFDRLTKLAITEAPSPRLMKLYPQRFGFKQLYHPDCIKVLQSICALLKKYGKPNHKIILTVSPVALKRTFSGQDVVVANMMSKSTLRSAAGEIAAHIEEVDYFPSYEAVMMSDPLLVWQEDLRNVTEFIVNQIMNEFVQRYGLKAPQTKEQIQSNYHFLLQRRLALSKKNANLLGNILSEHSQQNPNLDFHKFGT, translated from the coding sequence ATGACTAGACCTGAACAGCAAAATAAGTTGATCCATCCAGCTATTCCGGGACATTCTCTTTTAAACCGATGGAATAAAGGTGAACGATCTGCTTGTGAAAGACTGAATAAAGGTGTGGTGATTCCTGAATGGAATCCCTCCTTTCAAATTGCGCCAGATGCAAAAGTCTTTGCCATCGGGTCTTGCTTTGCTCGCAATATTGAAATAGAACTCCAAAAATTGGGGGTTCATGTCACCAGTGCCAATCCGTTTAGCGATGTTATGGAAGTTCGCACGAATTTGCAGCTGGGGCTACTCAATAAATACAATCCCATCTCCATTCACCAAGAATTGGCTTGGGCCGCAGGGGAGAGTTCATTCCCCAATAATGGATTTATAGACTGCAACGGGAAGTTATCTGATCCCTTTCTTCGAGAGCAAACCCCTGGCGGCGACTTAGAAAAAATGAAGGCCCGCAGGACTGCCCTGGAGGACTATTTTGCTCAAATCTATCAAGCGGATCTGGTGATCATTACCCTTGGATTGACAGAAACTTGGTTTGATCGATTAACGAAACTAGCGATTACAGAAGCGCCTTCTCCCCGATTAATGAAGCTTTATCCTCAACGGTTTGGTTTTAAACAGCTGTACCATCCTGATTGCATCAAGGTGCTCCAATCGATTTGCGCGCTTTTAAAAAAATATGGAAAACCCAATCATAAAATTATCTTGACCGTGTCACCCGTCGCTCTCAAGCGTACATTTTCTGGGCAAGATGTGGTCGTAGCCAATATGATGTCAAAATCGACATTACGCTCAGCAGCAGGAGAGATTGCTGCCCATATTGAGGAAGTAGACTATTTCCCCAGCTATGAAGCAGTAATGATGTCAGACCCGTTGCTGGTATGGCAGGAAGATCTTCGTAATGTCACAGAATTTATCGTAAATCAAATCATGAATGAATTTGTTCAAAGGTATGGATTAAAAGCTCCACAAACTAAAGAACAGATCCAGTCAAATTATCATTTTTTGCTGCAAAGAAGACTAGCACTCTCGAAAAAAAATGCAAATTTGCTAGGTAATATCTTGAGTGAACATAGTCAACAGAATCCAAACTTGGATTTCCACAAATTTGGAACTTAG
- a CDS encoding efflux RND transporter periplasmic adaptor subunit — MFKKVDCKMEARTGIAIALLLVGCAQPQISNETTETIAAVSPTSTLRPAPPKKNTPRRLKLRLTLDRPEDLKVKVGDEVVKGQLLSERSAIRTRLMWKRNIVRRKLKQIQRPAISSLSAVEEAEVEQARFNVEQARSAISAFYADSPWTDYARSVLPISENIPLGQLQNQYLQAKGELAIAIAKLQDSQQRNKVLQHSSTQTGELTAQLQEIEEKLNTMGLVHSPINGWIKSIKWVGQTNRELQIEMTVTVRSKYQVKANHPKAHHGNVHFFESRSDRLTSY, encoded by the coding sequence ATGTTCAAGAAAGTTGATTGCAAAATGGAAGCGAGAACGGGGATCGCGATAGCGTTGCTATTGGTGGGGTGTGCTCAGCCCCAGATTTCAAATGAAACTACTGAGACGATTGCTGCTGTGTCGCCCACCAGTACACTTCGACCAGCACCTCCCAAAAAGAATACTCCTCGACGATTAAAGTTGCGGTTGACCTTAGATCGGCCAGAAGATTTAAAGGTCAAGGTTGGTGATGAAGTCGTAAAGGGGCAACTTCTGAGCGAACGCTCTGCAATCCGAACCAGGCTCATGTGGAAGCGTAATATTGTGCGCCGCAAACTTAAGCAAATTCAAAGGCCAGCCATATCTTCCCTCTCTGCAGTGGAGGAAGCTGAGGTGGAGCAAGCCCGCTTCAATGTGGAACAGGCGAGAAGTGCAATCTCAGCTTTCTATGCCGATTCTCCCTGGACAGACTATGCCCGCTCCGTGCTGCCAATTTCTGAGAATATTCCATTGGGGCAATTGCAGAACCAGTATCTGCAAGCCAAGGGAGAGCTTGCAATCGCAATTGCCAAGCTACAGGACTCTCAGCAGAGGAATAAAGTTCTACAGCATTCTTCGACTCAAACAGGTGAGCTTACGGCCCAATTGCAGGAGATTGAGGAGAAGTTAAACACTATGGGTCTGGTACATTCCCCCATCAACGGCTGGATTAAATCAATCAAATGGGTGGGACAAACCAATCGAGAGTTGCAGATTGAGATGACTGTGACTGTACGGTCTAAGTATCAGGTCAAAGCCAATCACCCAAAAGCACATCATGGGAACGTCCACTTTTTCGAGTCAAGGTCAGATAGGCTAACCTCTTACTAG
- a CDS encoding ATP-binding protein, whose product MFAREKPLPQAVLSPNTPQTNDLIEEDGILLGSAYWNPEMLPNGHIVAIGASGSGKTQTLKAIAYALRQTYPQIQVILIDFHGDQDIKGETCFPLHMSSDWGINLLVLNLDPEGGGPNLQAIQVAALLKKTLRLGPNQEGLALEVLGECYHRRGILQSDSSTWTLEPPNFTDVQRVIEDRIEDGCKDSQKLQLKLAATFTYGIFNRAQPELSEKLIRVDLSKLPPALAAIAAESLARQLMNNHRLRGEIEGKLPHTYLFIDEAKEMPKVTGSACDRIIADGRKYGLALVLASQSERHLSLDVIGNSATKIVLPVDQTEAKKVARKFRFAEQKVAQLKPLTALCRFGTQAQKVEITPYFQRIQKGG is encoded by the coding sequence ATGTTCGCTCGTGAGAAACCGCTACCCCAAGCTGTACTCAGCCCCAATACCCCACAGACTAATGATTTGATCGAGGAAGATGGGATCCTGTTGGGTAGTGCCTATTGGAATCCTGAAATGTTGCCCAATGGCCATATCGTGGCGATTGGTGCGAGTGGGTCGGGCAAGACGCAGACCCTGAAAGCGATCGCCTATGCACTGCGCCAGACCTATCCTCAAATCCAAGTCATCTTGATCGACTTTCATGGTGATCAAGACATTAAGGGGGAGACTTGCTTCCCTCTTCATATGAGTAGTGATTGGGGCATCAATCTGCTGGTGTTGAATTTGGATCCAGAGGGTGGGGGTCCCAACTTACAAGCAATCCAGGTGGCAGCACTGCTGAAGAAGACTTTGCGGTTAGGCCCTAATCAGGAGGGTCTTGCGTTGGAGGTTTTGGGAGAGTGCTATCACCGTCGGGGGATTCTCCAATCTGATAGTTCGACCTGGACGTTAGAGCCTCCCAACTTTACGGATGTGCAAAGGGTCATTGAAGACCGAATTGAGGATGGTTGCAAGGATAGCCAGAAGTTACAGCTCAAGTTAGCAGCGACCTTTACCTACGGCATTTTTAATCGGGCTCAACCGGAGTTGAGCGAGAAGCTGATTCGCGTGGATTTATCAAAGTTGCCCCCTGCGTTAGCAGCCATCGCTGCTGAATCCCTGGCCCGCCAACTGATGAACAATCATCGGTTGCGAGGTGAGATTGAGGGTAAGCTACCTCACACCTATTTATTCATCGATGAAGCGAAAGAGATGCCCAAGGTCACTGGGTCAGCTTGCGATCGTATCATCGCTGACGGTCGTAAATACGGTTTGGCTTTAGTTCTGGCCTCTCAATCAGAAAGACATTTGAGCTTAGACGTCATTGGCAACTCTGCCACCAAAATCGTTTTACCCGTTGATCAGACGGAAGCAAAGAAAGTAGCTCGGAAGTTTCGATTTGCGGAACAGAAAGTCGCTCAGCTAAAGCCATTGACGGCATTATGTCGATTTGGAACTCAAGCTCAAAAGGTGGAGATCACCCCTTATTTTCAAAGGATTCAGAAGGGGGGCTAA